The following proteins come from a genomic window of Nicotiana tomentosiformis chromosome 12, ASM39032v3, whole genome shotgun sequence:
- the LOC138903189 gene encoding uncharacterized protein, protein MASYEALYGRRYRSTVSWFEMDKVRLLGIDLVHDALEKVKLIQGRLRTTQSKQKSYADRKVRDMAYMEGGKVLLWVSPMKGVMQFGKKRKLRPRFIGPFEILERVGEVALDFNMVQLDENLTNEEEPLVILDRQV, encoded by the coding sequence atggcttcgtacgaggccttatatgggaggcgatatcGTTCTACGGTTAGTTGGTTTGAGATGGATAAGGTTAGATTATTGGGAATTGATTTGGTTCacgatgctttggagaaggtgaaattgattcaggggCGGCTTCGTACAACTCAATccaagcaaaagagttatgcggataggaaggttcgtgatatggCTTACATGGAAGGTGGGAAAGTTCTTCTTTgggtgtcgcctatgaagggcgtgatgcaaTTTGGAAAGAAGAGAAAGTTGAGACCGAGatttattggtccatttgagatcttggagagagttggggaggttgctttaGACTTCAACATGGTGCAGCTTGATGAGAACTTGACCAATGAGGAAGAGCCACTGGTTATTCTAGACcgacaggtttga